tggagcaggagatcactgagctgaagaggaaagacgctgagctggagcagctctcacacacagaggatcacaaccagtttctcctcaactacccctcactgccagcactcagtgagtctacacactcatccagcatcaacatccgtcctctgagacactttgaggacgtgacagcagctgtgtcagagctcagagagaaactacaggacgtcctgagagactcatggacaaacatctcactgatggTCACTAAAGTTGGTGTACTGCTGTCAGAACCAAGACCAGAACCAACAACCAGAGCTGAATTCTTGAGATATTCATGTGAAATCACTCTGGATCCAAACACAGCACATGAATATCTGGTTCTGTCAGAGGGGAACAGGAAGGtgacaaaaacatataaatctGTGTCTTCTAGTCACCCAGACAGATTTACAGAATGTGAACAAGTTCTGAGTAAAGAGAGTCTGACTGGGcgttgttactgggaggtggagtggaCAGACATAAAAACTACTGTAGCAGTCGCTTACAAGACCATCAGAAGAATAGGGAAAGGGAATCAGTGTAGATTTGGGTACAATGACAGATCTTGGGCATTAGATTGTTCCCAAAATACCACGCATTCAAGCTTATTGAAGAGCGAGAATTATGAATTTTTCCACAACAATAGTAAAACTTCCATCTTCGCTCCTGATTCTTCCACAATCGGAGTGTACCTGGATCACAGAGCAGGTATTCTGGCCTTCTACAGCGTCTCTGAAACCATGACTCTgatccacagagtccagaccacaTTCACTCGGCCGCTGCATGCTGGAGTTTTTCTGCAGTACTGTGGTGACACTGCTGAATTCTGTCAacttaaatagaaaaaactaAGACCTTAATGTGTGTGATTACAGTgtacaaaaaggtttttattttatcaaagtaAATGATTATCCTCTTAAATgcatattattaaaagaaaatttattttaaactatcaTAGCagcaaaaacagtaaataaaatgacaaaagattCCTCAGGTCGAAATAGTGAGACTGATTCTTTGATCATTCTTGAACACATGTTGTTGAGTCACACATAAGAGAACATTTATTGTCTTATTGTTAACTTTAGCTGATTGCATGTCTTGATTTTTGGGAGCAGAAACTCCAGAATAAACTGTCATGTTGCTTCACTGTTTATCTGTGTTGGTGATGGGACGCTGCCCCCTACAGGACAGCTGTGTTAATGAGTCAATGATggtatttttatgaatttgtaTTCTTGTTACTTAAATCATAAGTTAACCGTTTATGTTTAAACCGATAGAGTAGTTTCTGCCAAATGAATCATTTTGTAACATATAATCTCTAATAGCCTTTTGTTCTGTTCTTTAGATACCAGTTCTCTGTGTAATACCATGTTGGTATTGTAATTTGCATATATgtgaaccaaaataaaatgtgaacataGAAGTTGTGGAGAAAAATCTAATCTGTAACTCTTTGATTTCACCTCCTTCAATAatcttttcatttcaatttattcTGACAGATTTTCCTGCTTCATGGCAGCCATTTTAAAATCTCT
This is a stretch of genomic DNA from Gambusia affinis linkage group LG12, SWU_Gaff_1.0, whole genome shotgun sequence. It encodes these proteins:
- the LOC122841650 gene encoding tripartite motif-containing protein 16-like → MVTKVGVLLSEPRPEPTTRAEFLRYSCEITLDPNTAHEYLVLSEGNRKVTKTYKSVSSSHPDRFTECEQVLSKESLTGRCYWEVEWTDIKTTVAVAYKTIRRIGKGNQCRFGYNDRSWALDCSQNTTHSSLLKSENYEFFHNNSKTSIFAPDSSTIGVYLDHRAGILAFYSVSETMTLIHRVQTTFTRPLHAGVFLQYCGDTAEFCQLK